A single region of the Manihot esculenta cultivar AM560-2 chromosome 12, M.esculenta_v8, whole genome shotgun sequence genome encodes:
- the LOC110627948 gene encoding putative disease resistance protein RGA3: MEKTFCVDSSSIYGRNADKEAIVQRLLSVDESNSNALQVISITGMGGIGKTLLTKLVYGDCRVQEWFDVKAWVCAAAKFDLLKLAKDILDELNSNAKRTCDQHLVLDELKEKFMGKRLFLVLDDVWNDNEAEWKLLLVHLQAAGAQGSKIIVTTRSESVASALGAVQSHVLSELSDDECWRLFAKHAFNDDNENQRGLEMIGREIVRKCGGLPLIAKMLGDVLCCENNVEEWQKISDNMELCSNYIFMILKLTHIDLLFHLKQCLAYGIKSPKDYAFVKEKLVLSWIEGVRSQENKRFDYFGSRDIIIQDLAISVQCPILGRENEVVFEWGAALTNIILETLLLIFDQIASPRKPHYALMCVVVSLAAIFICITELVYKGQKQKITLMRRGMRCWLHFPSSDNNPYTIMDVLSFVSAISQFIYSSIGYSYLRRGSQNPIKVCFVPVIFIICTASSNLVRKPNETRLPISRED; encoded by the exons ATGGAGAAAACATTCTGTGTTGATTCTTCTTCTATTTACGGTCGCAATGCTGATAAGGAAGCAATTGTACAGAGATTGCTTTCAGTTGATGAATCAAATAGCAACGCCTTACAAGTGATTTCGATAACGGGTATGGGCGGAATTGGTAAAACACTCCTCACAAAGCTTGTTTATGGAGATTGCAGAGTACAAGAATGGTTTGACGTCAAAGCCTGGGTTTGTGCTGCAGCAAAATTCGATCTTTTAAAGCTAGCTAAAGATATTCTTGACGAACTCAACTCCAATGCCAAGCGCACTTGCGATCAGCATTTAGTACTTGATGAGCTGAAGGAAAAATTCATGGGAAAAAGATTATTTCTTGTGTTGGATGATGTTTGGAACGATAATGAAGCTGAGTGGAAACTTTTACTGGTTCACTTACAAGCTGCCGGAGCACAAGGAAGTAAAATCATAGTCACCACTCGCAGTGAGAGTGTAGCATCAGCTTTAGGTGCTGTTCAATCTCATGTTCTGAGCGAGTTAAGTGACGATGAATGCTGGCGTTTGTttgctaaacatgcatttaatGATGATAATGAAAATCAACGAGGGTTGGAGATGATTGGTAGAGAAATAGTGAGAAAGTGTGGAGGTCTTCCTTTAATTGCAAAGATGCTGGGAGATGTCTTGTGCTGTGAAAATAATGTTGAGGAATGGCAGAAGATTTCAGATAATATGGAGCTGTgttcaaattatatttttatgattttgaagTTAACTCATATTGATCTTCTATTTCACCTGAAGCAATGCCTTGCTTATGGTATTAAATCTCCCAAGGATTATGCATTTGTTAAGGAGAAATTAGTCCTTTCTTGGATTGAAGGAGTTCGATCTCAAGAAAATAAGAGATTTGATTATTTTGGATCAAGAGATATTATAATTCAAGATTTAGCTATATCAGTCCAGTGCCCAATTCTTGGAAGAGAGAATGAG GTCGTTTTTGAATGGGGAGCAGCACTCACAAACATCATCCTAGAGACTTTGTTGTTGATTTTCGACCAAATTGCCTCGCCGAGAAAGCCTCACTATGCTCTGATGTGTGTGGTTGTGTCTTTGGCAGCCATATTTATCTGCATCACAGAGCTTGTTTATAAGGGACAAAAGCAGAAGATCACTTTGATGAGAAGGGGCATGAGGTGTTGGCTTCATTTTCCGTCTTCAGACAACAACCCATATACCATAATGGATGTTCTCAGCTTTGTTAGTGCCATTTCTCAGTTCATTTACTCAAGTATTGGATACAGTTATCTACGCCGAGGATCTCAGAATCCAATCAAAGTTTGCTTTGTTCCTGTCATTTTCATCATATGTACTGCTTCTTCCAACTTAGTTAGGAAACCAAATGAAACCAGACTTCCAATTTCCAGGGAAGACTAA
- the LOC110627591 gene encoding elongation factor 1-beta-like, with translation MAGPLFILQIWAWDRITTVSLTLSNRELQEDGLEHMYAIATNPTTGSMTAICDLIQPVSFCMMEERRQTQLPAPHQAPAAPPSTANPVDPPIPESVSSGSRGRSRGHARGRRRDQVQAAQGGKSSVLMDVKPWDDETDMKKLEEAVRSVEMPGLLWGASKLVPVCYGIKKLQIMLTIVDDLVSVDDLIEEHLTAEPCNEYVQSCDIVAFNKI, from the exons ATGGCTGGTCCATTGTTCATACTTCAGATATGGGCATGGGACCGTATCACAACAGTATCGTTGACACTGTCTAACCGA GAGTTGCAGGAGGATGGTCTGGAACATATGTATGCTATTGCTACCAACCCGACCACTGGGAGCATGACGGCTATTTGCGATCTCATACAGCCCGTTTCTTTTTGTATGATGGAAGAGAGACGGCAGACACAGTTACCAGCTCCACATCAAGCACCTGCTGCACCGCCTAGCACGGCTAACCCAGTTGACCCACCTATTCCAGAGTCAGTTTCAAGTGGTAGTAGGGGTAGGAGTCGTGGTCATGCTAGGGGTCGTAGAAGGGATCAGGTACAAGCAGCACAAG GTGGAAAATCTTCTGTTCTTATGGATGTGAAGCCTTGGGATGACGAGACAGATATGAAGAAGTTGGAGGAGGCAGTACGGAGTGTTGAGATGCCTGGTCTCTTGTGGGGAGCAT CAAAACTGGTTCCAGTTTGTTATGGCATCAAGAAATTGCAGATCATGCTCACCATTGTGGATGACCTTGTATCTGTGGATGACCTCATAGAGGAGCATCTGACAGCTGAGCCTTGCAACGAATACGTTCAGAGCTGCGACATTGTTGCCTTCAACAAAATATAA